GGTGGGCGTGGCTGCTCCCGGTGGGCGTGGCTCACGAGGACTTTCCATCAACACTAGCGTCCCTGCTGCAGAGGCCCGGCCAGGACCTCCTccgccctcacccagcccctggcaggtggggtccctcatccaCAGGGCGCTGCGGCCACTAGGGGAGTGAGCAGCAGCGGGGGGCTCGCTCACCCTGCGGTCCCCCCGGGCCTCTACACAGATGCCTTTCCCACCCAGATCGACCTGTACGCGGGGGCTCTGTTCGTGCACgtctgcctgggctggaacttcTACCTGTCCACCATCCTCATGCTCGCCATCACCGCCCTGTACACCATCGCAGGTACAGCGCCAGGCCCGGTCGGGTGGCAAACTGGAGAGAGGGTCCTGACCGCTGGGCTGGGCATTGGTGCAGCCGGGCGGACATGTGCCCGAATCTGAGAGGCCAGCAGAGCCCACgggcatgagcaggaggcagggccacctccccccacagcccTGGACAGCTGTAGTCCGGCTGTGCTGGCCCAGCTGCCTGCTACCACCGCTCACCCACCCGGGAAAGGGCAGGGCCTGGACGTGGAGCAGCAGGCCCGCCCAGAGCCATGGAAGCGCTCCCTGGTCCCTGCTCCCTGGGTACCAGgcccctccagctccctctctccCCCGCAGGAGGCCTGGCTGCCGTGATCTACACCGATGCCCTGCAAACGCTCatcatggtggtgggggctgtcATTCTGACGGTCAAAGGTGAGGGTTACGGACTGGCAGGGCCACCCAGTAGCACGCCCTTTGGGGTCTGGGCGTCGGCATCTGGTGCAGAGCTGGCTCAGGGCTGAGGGTGAGGTGGGGCCCAGGGCGGATGTGCAGACACACAATGTGACCACAAACCTGCCTGGGTGTCTGCTCCGATTGTTAAGAACCACAGACAAGAGCCCAGAAGCGCTGGGCAGGGCAGAGGAGCGCAGGGCGAGGCAGACCTGACCTGGCAGAGGCTGTCCCGGGGCTCTGGGGAACACCTTGTTCCTGGAAGGTGCCAGCAGAGCCAGGACCCCACAGAGGGGGGCCAGTCTCTTCCAGATTCAGGTGCCAGATCCCGCGGCAACATCTGCCTCTTGTGTAGTGTTTGTACCTTTGCTCTGAGCACAGGTGGCAAGGATGCTGGGCCCAGAGTCCGGGCAGCAGACGTCCCGCGTGGGAAAGGTGGGGAATAGGGCCTGGCTTCTCCTGTGTCCAGGTTTCTGGGTATCTGCTTCCTTTCAGACCAGGGGCCTGAGACCCTAGAACCCACTGCAGGCGAGAGGCCTGGGCGGCCAGGCCAGGTCTGGACGGAGGGGAGTGACTACAGACACAGCCAAAGCCAcagggggccaggctgggccatgAGGGGCTGACCCTGAGGCAGACAGGAACAGTGAGGGGGCATGTGGTCTGGGCTtgaggcccagctggccctgTCACGCCCTCCCTGTCCCCTGGGACTGGCTTCCTTTCTCAGGCCGTCACTGCCCGCCACTCTCCGCCTGCCCCAAATCACGTCCTTCAGAAACCCCTGGGGCAGGACTTTAACACTAAACTCCTCAGAAGGTCCTCACGTGCTGAGAAAAAGTACTTTTCTTCCCTGAATTGAGAGTTTAAAGCCCGTGCCCACGGCCAACCAGCATCAGAGGCCATAGGACCACGTGCTCATTTAATAGTATTTAAATACATAGAAAACAGTGGGGGACTCACCTCTGCAGAGCGCCCACCTCCCCACGCTCTCCCCGACGCTGGGAAGGTGGAGTGGGGAGGCCAGTGGGACCCACAGGAAGTTCCCTGCGAGGTGAGGGCAGCGGGGGGCTGGGAGTCAGGCCACCAGCCACCAACCGCCCCGTCCTGCCTCGACCCCACCAGCTTTCGACCAGATCGGCGGGTATGAGCAGCTGGCAGCGGCCTACGCCCAGGCCATACCATCCAAGACTGTTGCCAACACGACCTGCCACCTGCCGCGTGCGGATGCCATGCACATGTTCCGAGACCCCCACACAGCCGACCTCCCGTGGACCGGGATGACCTTCGGGCTGACCATCATGGCCACCTGGTACTGGTGCACCGACCAGGTGAGTGTCCGCATCGTCGCCTgcgccttcctgccttcctgccttccaggGTGGGCTGCAGGTCCGGCGCCCACCTGCCCGTCCCGGTGCAGCCCAGGAACCCCCCACGGCCTGGGCTTCGGTGAGGCCGGGACGACCGGGCTAGGGGTCCTTGTGGTCCCGAGGGGCCTGCACCCTCCGCCTGGAATCGGAGGCCCACTGGCCGCCGCCCGGCCGGGCCTTGAGGTGCTTCGACTGGGACAGTTTGGAGTACGGGATCCCCAGGGGACTGGGACGCGCGTCGGGGGCCAGCGGCGGGCTCCCGGGGTCGGGCAGGGTGTGGGGCGCGAGGCTCCCCTTGGCCTGCCAGTAGTGGGGACCCACTCTCCTGGAAGAGCTCTGGGCGCCCTCGGCCGCGGGGCAGTACGGCAGGGGTCCTGGGGTCCTCAAGGGCCGTGGGAAGCCATCTTTATCCCCCGTCTCCAAGGCAGAGGGTCCACGACGGTGGTCCTGGGGGGAGAGAAAAGACAGGTGACATCCGAGGAGCACCCACCTCCCGCGGCTGCCAGCGGCTGCAGCCGCACGCTCGCAGCTGGTGGCctgaccgctggttcctaacttGGTGCCTCAGCGCCCAGTTGTCCTGTGGCAATAACCGCTTTTTGTGGCTGTGATACGCCAAGTGCGGCTCCTCGCTGTCCCTGCCCCGCCTCCGCCCGCCTGCCGGAGGTCCTGTGGGCAGGGGCGGCCCTGGGAGCCTGCCTCCAGTCCTCTCCGAGAGGTGACGGCGCCAGGTGACCTCACAGCCTCCGCCCCTCTGGGTGGCAGGCCCTGGGCGGCGgcggcaccggcaccggcaccggcgGGGAAAGTCGTCGAGAGGCAGCAGCGCCTTAGCTGGCACAAACCCGGGGCCGTGCCCCTGCACCGAGCCCAAGGGCCCCGTCCTGGGAGTGAGGCgccagccccagggccagcccagcatCTCTGTGGGCCAGTGGGGACACCTCCCCTCGCAGGAGGTTCCGTGAGCCCCATTCCCAGGCTGGaccactgaggcccagagggcaggactggggctgCACCCACAGGGAGGGGTCTCCCTGGGGCCAGGGCTGCCGTCCagcgaggggctgcgaggggctcTCCcccgccagcagcaggtgctcaGTGTGTCTGCTGACAGACCTCCCGGGGCCGTGACAGTGGGAAGCGACCCATGTGGGCGTCCGAGGAGCACTGCTTTCACCGCAGGTTCCACCTGGCTCTCCTGGGAGGGCCGAGGGCACGCCGGGGGAGTGAGGGCTGGCCCTGGAGGGCATACGGCTGAGCTGGCCGGTGCCCCTGTACCCGGGCACCTCTCGTTTCCTCCCCACTCAGCACAGGCCGGGCGCAGTGCTGGCACGTCTGGGCGGGGTATCATTCAGGAGATTTCTcatggaggcagggctggcctcGAGGTCAGGGCTGAATGGGCCCGTCTGGAAAGAGGGCGACGCGGGGAGGCTGGGGCGGGACGCCACCGGCATTGGTGGCCGGCAGCCTGGCCTCAGCCTTACCTCCCGTCCTCCTCCTGCCTAcgctgggcctgcagggggcagccaggccgTGGTCCAGAGCACCCACAAGGCAGAGACGGGTCCACTGGGTCCCACCGGTCTGGACCTCCTGGGCCTGCTCTGCTGTGACCCACACGAGCCCCTGTGGACTCCTCAGGACACCTGGAGGGCTAACGCCACTCAGTCCCAGGCCAGGACGCCCCTTCGAGATGCCCGGTCTGGTCAGCGCCAGGTGGCAGCTCCGTGCTGGGACGGAGGGTACTTCTCATTCTCTCCTTTAGACTTTTTTCACTGTctcctagctcagtggtcggcaaactgcggctcgcgagccacatgcggctctttggccccttgagtgtggctcttccacaaaataccgacttctgcacatgggccacgaagtttcaatcgcactgtacgtgcgcgcccgcatgtggtattttgtggaagagccacactcaaggggccaaagagccgcatgtggctcgcgagccgcagtttgccgaccactgtcctagctcATCCACAAGGCACAGGCTGCACTCTTGTAATTAGAAACAAGCAGAACCAGTGACACAGGAGGCCTGATGGCCCCCGAGCCTCAGCCTCCACCTGCAGGCGGCCAAGCGCAGTGACATGCCGCCCGCCGTGCCAGTGCTCGTGTCATCACAGGGCACCAGTGGGTAGGGTCTACAGAGCCTCCTCATTGtccagacagggaaactgaggctcagcgtgAGGCAAGGAAGTGTCCCCAAGTCACCGGAAGCTGGTGGGGAAGCAGGACGGACATCAGCTTGCCCCGAGTCCCCGGCACCCTGCGCCTCGTGCTATCGAGAGCCGTGCACGGAAGGCGCCGCTGGGCGCTGCCTGTTCAACTGGCCTGTGCTTGCAACAGCTGAAGCCTCAGATAATTCCTGCTTCTCCATTGCTGGTAGGGATTTACAATGCAGACAGCAAAGGGaaaatacttatatttaaaagtcataggtgcgccctggctggtttggctcagtggatagagcgccggcctgcggactgaagggtcccaggttcgattccagtcaagggcacatgcctgggttgtgggctcgatccccagtagggggcgtgcaggaggcagccaatcaatgattctctctcatcattgatgtttctctttctccctctccctctcccttcctctctgaaaccaataaaaatacattaaaaaaaaaaagtcacaggtGCACAGTGCCGTGAACATACGAAAAAGCACTGACATGTACACTTTGTGGCTGAACCAGAGGAGAATCATAGCTCGGTAAAGCTGTTTTTAAGGAGAGTGGGTTTTTAAAGAAGTAGACTCGTAATGTCAGAGTTGGGAGGGATCTCAGATGCCATCAGTTCCAtgagccctccctcctcccattctGCAGacctggaaactgaggctcagccagGATCTGCCCAAGGCTACCTGACGATGCCTCAGGCAGACCTAGAACTGGAAGCTTCCCCCAACCACAGGTCTGAGAGCTCCCGACCTCTGCCAGTGACACAAAGCACATGCATGAATATGCCAGCCCCTCCTGTGAGGGTACAGGAGCTGGGGGAGTCCCCTGGTACCATCCTACCAgggcccctccagccctgccaactgctgggaggcaggctgggcaggACCCACTTTCCCTGCTcaacagatggggagactgagtcCCTGGAATGAGTACCTTGGCCCCAGTCGCTCGGCCAATCAGGATGAGCTCTGCTTCTGGGGGAGCCGTCAGGTATCAGGCGTGGGCGTTGGTTGTCTCAGGCGGGTCTGGCACTAGTGGGACAGcaccccaggcctctccctgggGCTCCCCCGGATATGTCCTGCCCCCGGGACTCACTGCCTCCCTGTGCCCCCAGGTCATCGTGCAGCGGTCGCTGTCCGCCCGGGACTTAAACCACGCCAaggcaggctccatcctggccaGCTACCTCAAGATGCTGCCCATGGGCCTGATCATCATGCCGGGCATGATCAGCCGTGCACTGTTCCCAGGTAGGGCCGGGGCTGCAGAGGTAGAGGAAGAGGCCACGGATGAATATGAGCTGtttcctgggtgggggtgggggcagggaggagagtggTCCCCAGGACCGCAATCAAAGGGATCCACACGGAGGGGGCTTGCCACAAGGCCCCTGGAGGACCACTTGCTGTGTGCCTGGGGGATGCCACTGGCTTCCTGTAGCACACGGTGCGAAACAGTGGGTTCCACTCAGCGCCAGTGCTGCAGAGGCTGCCTTGAGGGGAGACTGGGGCCGAAGGTCTCCAGCATCGTCATGCGCCTGTGCCTGCGCCTGCGTGCAtggttcgggggggggggggggtgcctacCCACTCCCTACCCCGTTCATCAGGGAGCCCAGCGGAGGCCGCTCTGGCTGctcaggcccagggaaggggctCCCAGACCCGCTGCAGAGACCTGACCCACCTGGGCGTTCTTGTCCCCGGAGCGAAAGGCCTGCATCTTCCGCAGGGAGCCCGCTTCTCCTCTCTCCCGACCCTGGGCCCACGGGGAACCACACAGGGGCTCCCCAAAGGTCCCGCGGGTGATGTGGGGGGCGCTCAGCTGTCGGCGAGGGGGCTGGGCCGGCCCATTGGCTTCTTGCTCTGAGTGGCGCCTCCGGAGAGGGGGCGGGTGTCCCCTCACCTCGAAATACTCATCCGACACAGAAGAGGAAGCCACTGAGGGCCGCCGCAGGCCACGGCCAAGGCCAGAGCTGCCCGAGAGGCTGTCCTGGTCACTGAGGGTTATGTAGTCATCGTCGTCTTCCTCGTCCTCCTGGTCCAGGCCATTGGGGATCCCCCCGCCCTCACCGCCAGCGTCACCCTGGGCCACAGACAGCTgccgcgggggcggggcagggcctgggcctggggccggGGTCCCGGGCAGCCTGTGGTCTGTTCTGTTCCGCAGCACCTCCTCTTCCGGGCTTTCTGGGGCCCAGCCGGCACCGCCGCCATCCTGGGCAAGCACGTCTGCCACAGGGACTGTCCGGGGCTTGGGCACAGGGGGCTCTGGCTTGGGATCCCCCTGGGGGAGGCCGTTCCTGGCTGGGAGACCGTCTTGGGGTGTGCTGGGCTCCGGAGAGGGGCTGCAGTCCTGGCTCTGCCGCCACAGCTGGGCGCCGCCCTGGGAGGTGTCTCGGATCTTGATGCGGTTGatctggctgggctgggggttcCAGATGTTGGGGTCGATGATGTTGATGTAGCCCAGGATGTCGCTGCCCGGCTCTGGGTCCGGCTCCACCCACGTGGGCAGGTATTCGAACATGTTGGCCCGCTCCAGGTGGAGCAGCCCCGGGTGCATGGGCAGGGGCGGCTCCGGGAGGTCCCCCGGCTGCTCCGCCAGCCCTGGGCTGCGCAGCCCCGGCGGCCTCTGGCCCTCCGGCTTCTCGGAGGAGACCTTGGCGATCTCCTCGGCGCTCTTGGCCTTGACCAGCGCGTACTTAGGGTTGACGAGCTTCTTCGCCACGGCGCCCGAGGGCGCCAGGGGGACCACGGCGGGCAGCACAatgggctcgggctcgggctccttCTCCATGGGGATGCCCTTGAGGCTGACGCCGTGCGAGGTGAGGTACAGCTCCTGGAACTGCCGGTCGAACGTCTCCACCACTTGGCCCGACAGCACGGAGATCACGTTGCGGTCCGTCCGGGCGGCGGACCAGGTGAAGCTGCAACACAGGGACGGCTGCTGGTCAGCACGGGGCCGCTCCCCCAGGCCCGAGCCCCCACGTGGGGTCCGCGCCCCCAGGCACCCCCCAGGCCgaggggccctgggcaggacCGGTAAGTGAGGGGACAGAGGATGGGGCGCAGCCTCGGGGTCAGACCTGACCTGGGTCCTCGCGCAAGTCACTGCCGCCAAGCCCTCTCCCACCTGCGCTCCTCTGGGGTTACAGCACCCCAAACGCCACTCCCGGTGCCCAGAGCAGCCCTGGACACCTGGTGTCATTCTGAGTGGCCGTGGGCAGCGCcaccctgctgcccctgctggtgGGGCTTGCAGAGCGGGGCCACGCATGTCCCATcttggccacaccccccacctccaggctgGTGACACCTCTAGGCTGGAGCAAGTCTCAGACAAAAGCCCTCCTCTGCCTCTTCTGGAGAGCTGGGTGGTGTGCGGGCGCGCCCCAGCCCAGCTCACACCTCAGCAGTTTGGGGGCCAATGAACCGGAATAACCAAGGTGTCATAAGGCAGGATTAAGGGCAGAAACTAGCTGGGACCCAGAGccacctcttccccaccccagaaAGCCAGAAGTCACCTGTAGGAGCCACAGACGGCCCGGTCTCCATCCACGAACATGAACTTCTGGGCCAGGACGCCCTTGAACTTGGTAGCTGACCTTGTGAAGAACTCTGTTCCCCCGCTGCTCCGCACCCTGAGATTCTGGGGGCGACAGGAGACAGAATGACATGACCACAGCACTGACCACGCGGAGGGACGCCCAGCAATCCCTGCCTGGGCTTCAGGGGCTGTGGGGGAGCTGGGAcggggaggctgaggctgggaaaGGAGCGGGTGTGGGACTGCAGCGTGGAGCCAGGGCGGGAAGAGCTGGGGTGTGagtggggcaggagggtggggcacgGCCTGGAGGTGTCAGAGAGCACGCCCAGGCAGGACGAGACCTGCAGCCTtcagcctgcagcctgcagcAGCCGTGGGGACTGCTGCtccggtgggggcggggccgatGCGGGGTCTGGAGAGGGGATGTGGGCACACTTCAGGAAGGTCCCCATGGCGGCACAGCGGGGCGGGGGGACCTGCCCGATGGGGTCTGGCTCTGGTGCTCAGCCGAGCTGTGGCCTTCCCAggccgggcggcgggcggcctCTCCCGGGGCCTCTCCCGTGCTGTCTCTGTTGCCCTGATGCCCGCTCACCCGGGCGCACTGCCTGTACCCAGGAGCAGCTCTGCACATGGTTCAGTCCCACTCCTCACCGGCCGGCACTGTCTGGCTCAGGAGCAAGCCAGAGGCCCTGagaggcagtggggggaggggggcaaggggGGGACGGGGAGACCCAGGCGAAGGAGAGGGGTCCCCAGGAGTCATGAGCAGTGCCTCCCGTCCAAGTCCACGACCAGGCCACTCCTGCCCATCTCTGGACGCTGGCCATGAAGGCCCCTCCCCGTGGAGTCTGTGGCTCCGCCCACAGCCTCTGGGTGTGACGGGCTCAGACCCCTGGGCACTGCACGCCCATGCGGAGGCAGCTGTATCTGAGGGTGCAGCTGTGAAAAGCCAGTGGTGGGCCTGGCAGACCCAGGAGGGCAGATGAGCCGGCTGAGAACCAGAGTTgagggaagggcggggggggagggggcgcctggAAGGAGACCTGGGCTCCTCTGGGCAAGCACCCCAGGGTGGCGTGTTGGAGACACGGGCCTGGGTCCCCGGAGCGTTGACGCAGGAGGCTGTGGTCAGGCTGGGAATTTCCTAGTTCACACAAGCCCTAGTGAGTCCAACACCCGCCCAGGCAGGTCGGCGTGGCCGCGAGGCAGGTCCGCCTGAGGGGCTCCGTGCCAGCTGCGGGCGCTGGGCTGTCACACCTCCTGCGACTTCTGTCACCCTCACCCCTGCACTGGCCTCAGCTCAGTGACTGCCCACCGTTGGCACTCACCAACCCCCGCCAAGGTCCCAGCTGCCAACAGAACAGACTGTGATGAGGACcccgcagggcagggcagggcagagctcgagctgtgaggggctgcaggctggcgTGTGAAGGGCGGGAAGAAGgttaggggcaggggcagaggcagggctggcatTCCAGACAGGAGCGCAGGCTGGTGACAAGTCTGTTTAAGACACATGAGGACTTCAGGGGCAGCGGTGGGCACTGGATCCTGCGAGTGGGCTCAGCTGGTGCTGGTGGCAGGTCCTACACCTGCCAAAGCGCCCGACTCCGCCTGCGGGAGTCGCGAAGTTGGAGCTGGCACCCAGCAGAGGCCGCATGGCATGAACCGAGAGCAGGAGGCTGAGGGcaaggaggggctgtgggcaggggaggcgggCCTGCGTCGGGGCAAGGGCAACAGAGAAGGGATGGGTCTGAGACTGGAGTTtgccctcagccccgccctcagCTTCTGGGGGACTCGTCTCAGACCCCTCTGCTTGGGTCAAGGGGCAGGCCCCGTGGACGCCCACCTGGCCAGGCACGAACAGCCGTCTTGTTGTTGGGCCCAACCCAGAAGGCAGATAAGTTCCGTGCCCAgggcctgctccctctgccccaggccgcCCGTTGCAGGCAGCCAGCTCAGCCGGAAGCTGGCCACAGCCCAGGACAATTAGCGCCTGTGACTTTGTACCCAACACAGGGCACGCTCAGGGCCAGAAATCAGGAGCAAAGATCCTGGAGGCGGTACAAGGCCTCCCTTGTCACCTGTGCCCAACCACAGCCAGCTCCACGGCTCCTGTGGGCTCCGCGCCCCGCGCTCTGGGTGCCAgggcctcagcccctcctcccaggaagGCCAGCCACTGCCTCGGTGCCCCAGTgtctgccccacccaccccacttgTGTGGATGGAGGGCTCGGCTCGGCTCCGTGCGAGAGGCACCAGATTTTCTGTGTGACTCTAATCAGGTCtctggcctctctgggcctcggtttccctaCCTGCATGCTGGGGACAGGCCTCGCACCTCAGGCCCATTAGCCTGGGGCTCAGTGGCAGGCGGGGCCTCGCGGCAGCGGCCGCTCCCCCTCCCCGGCCTCATATCAGCTCCGAGGCCTGCTTCCTGGGCGGGCCCACCCCATGGGGCCTGGCCCACATGAGGTAATGTCTCAGGAGTCAGGGCTTGGGGGAGCAGCGGAGGCTTCCACAACGCTGCATTGTCTCTGAGCCATGACATCCCTGCCGAGGACACggcggccagggagaggccaggggGGCCGCTGGGCTGGCCAGAGCGGGTGCCCCGGGCAAGTCCTCGGACTCGGCGGAGCCTGTGTCCTCGGACCCGAAAGGGGCAGCGATGGGTCCCTGAGGGGATGTCAGGGGAGGGTGGCCGGGTGCACAGCACCTGTCCCCAGGGAGCTCTGCCCCAAGCAtgtgtggggcagggtggggtgggtacTAGCGATGGGGCAaaccctgccccacaccccactGTGACCCCTGTTCTCATACAGAGATGGGACTTGACCGGGTACCAAGTCCGCCCGAGACCAGGCCCgggctgtgggaggcagaggggacaaGCGCAGGCCCCTCAAGCAGGGTGGGTCTGGGGTATTCTTCAGCTCCGGTCAAACAGGGCTCCAGTCCTGGCTCCAACCAAAGAGTTGGCATCTCCAcacctcagtcttctcatctgtgagatgggcctccccaccctgatgctgcagggctgctgtgaggcctGAATGAAGCCACACGCATGCAGGTGGGCCCGGAAGGTGCCTGGC
The genomic region above belongs to Myotis daubentonii chromosome 16, mMyoDau2.1, whole genome shotgun sequence and contains:
- the FAM83G gene encoding protein FAM83G isoform X4; this encodes MAFSQVQCLDNSHVNWRSSESKPEFFYSEEQRLALEALVARGPEAFYEVLSRENIRDFLSELELQRILETIEVYDPGSQDPRDSGCLPGSEDHGARDREEASGAGGALAEAEPPPSLEYWPQKSDRSIPQLDLGWPDTIAYRGVTRASVYMQPPLDGQAHIKEVVRKMISQAQKVVAVVMDMFTDVDIFKDLLDAGFKRKVAVYIILDESNVKYFLHMCERAHMHLGHLKNLRVRSSGGTEFFTRSATKFKGVLAQKFMFVDGDRAVCGSYSFTWSAARTDRNVISVLSGQVVETFDRQFQELYLTSHGVSLKGIPMEKEPEPEPIVLPAVVPLAPSGAVAKKLVNPKYALVKAKSAEEIAKVSSEKPEGQRPPGLRSPGLAEQPGDLPEPPLPMHPGLLHLERANMFEYLPTWVEPDPEPGSDILGYINIIDPNIWNPQPSQINRIKIRDTSQGGAQLWRQSQDCSPSPEPSTPQDGLPARNGLPQGDPKPEPPVPKPRTVPVADVLAQDGGGAGWAPESPEEEVLRNRTDHRLPGTPAPGPGPAPPPRQLSVAQGDAGGEGGGIPNGLDQEDEEDDDDYITLSDQDSLSGSSGLGRGLRRPSVASSSVSDEYFEVRGHPPPLRRRHSEQEANGPAQPPRRQLSAPHITRGTFGEPLCGSPWAQGRERGEAGSLRKMQAFRSGDKNAQQPLLRNRSTLSPRWMQKGEKYLHLAPGSRDLITGELSKVKRGGCSEKCAAQQTKEVRLLQRWAGR
- the FAM83G gene encoding protein FAM83G isoform X8 — translated: MAFSQVQCLDNSHVNWRSSESKPEFFYSEEQRLALEALVARGPEAFYEVLSRENIRDFLSELELQRILETIEVYDPGSQDPRDSGCLPGSEDHGARDREEASGAGGALAEAEPPPSLEYWPQKSDRSIPQLDLGWPDTIAYRGVTRASVYMQPPLDGQAHIKEVVRKMISQAQKVVAVVMDMFTDVDIFKDLLDAGFKRKVAVYIILDESNVKYFLHMCERAHMHLGHLKNLRVRSSGGTEFFTRSATKFKGVLAQKFMFVDGDRAVCGSYSFTWSAARTDRNVISVLSGQVVETFDRQFQELYLTSHGVSLKGIPMEKEPEPEPIVLPAVVPLAPSGAVAKKLVNPKYALVKAKSAEEIAKVSSEKPEGQRPPGLRSPGLAEQPGDLPEPPLPMHPGLLHLERANMFEYLPTWVEPDPEPGSDILGYINIIDPNIWNPQPSQINRIKIRDTSQGGAQLWRQSQDCSPSPEPSTPQDGLPARNGLPQGDPKPEPPVPKPRTVPVADVLAQDGGGAGWAPESPEEEVLRNRTDHRLPGTPAPGPGPAPPPRQLSVAQGDAGGEGGGIPNGLDQEDEEDDDDYITLSDQDSLSGSSGLGRGLRRPSVASSSVSDEYFEVRGHPPPLRRRHSEQEANGPAQPPRRQLSAPHITRGTFGEPLCGSPWAQGRERGEAGSLRKMQAFRSGDKNAQTHQPPPTSATRAAFLRVAGARDTRRPACPLRAE
- the FAM83G gene encoding protein FAM83G isoform X2; protein product: MAFSQVQCLDNSHVNWRSSESKPEFFYSEEQRLALEALVARGPEAFYEVLSRENIRDFLSELELQRILETIEVYDPGSQDPRDSGCLPGSEDHGARDREEASGAGGALAEAEPPPSLEYWPQKSDRSIPQLDLGWPDTIAYRGVTRASVYMQPPLDGQAHIKEVVRKMISQAQKVVAVVMDMFTDVDIFKDLLDAGFKRKVAVYIILDESNVKYFLHMCERAHMHLGHLKNLRVRSSGGTEFFTRSATKFKGVLAQKFMFVDGDRAVCGSYSFTWSAARTDRNVISVLSGQVVETFDRQFQELYLTSHGVSLKGIPMEKEPEPEPIVLPAVVPLAPSGAVAKKLVNPKYALVKAKSAEEIAKVSSEKPEGQRPPGLRSPGLAEQPGDLPEPPLPMHPGLLHLERANMFEYLPTWVEPDPEPGSDILGYINIIDPNIWNPQPSQINRIKIRDTSQGGAQLWRQSQDCSPSPEPSTPQDGLPARNGLPQGDPKPEPPVPKPRTVPVADVLAQDGGGAGWAPESPEEEVLRNRTDHRLPGTPAPGPGPAPPPRQLSVAQGDAGGEGGGIPNGLDQEDEEDDDDYITLSDQDSLSGSSGLGRGLRRPSVASSSVSDEYFEVRGHPPPLRRRHSEQEANGPAQPPRRQLSAPHITRGTFGEPLCGSPWAQGRERGEAGSLRKMQAFRSGDKNAQQPLLRNRSTLSPRWMQKGEKYLHLAPGSRDLITGELSKVKRGGCSEKCAAQQTKEVRKNEDGGIGKHWKLLPLTTTSKIQRKDKTDIIQNHRKAG
- the FAM83G gene encoding protein FAM83G isoform X6, with the translated sequence MAFSQVQCLDNSHVNWRSSESKPEFFYSEEQRLALEALVARGPEAFYEVLSRENIRDFLSELELQRILETIEVYDPGSQDPRDSGCLPGSEDHGARDREEASGAGGALAEAEPPPSLEYWPQKSDRSIPQLDLGWPDTIAYRGVTRASVYMQPPLDGQAHIKEVVRKMISQAQKVVAVVMDMFTDVDIFKDLLDAGFKRKVAVYIILDESNVKYFLHMCERAHMHLGHLKNLRVRSSGGTEFFTRSATKFKGVLAQKFMFVDGDRAVCGSYSFTWSAARTDRNVISVLSGQVVETFDRQFQELYLTSHGVSLKGIPMEKEPEPEPIVLPAVVPLAPSGAVAKKLVNPKYALVKAKSAEEIAKVSSEKPEGQRPPGLRSPGLAEQPGDLPEPPLPMHPGLLHLERANMFEYLPTWVEPDPEPGSDILGYINIIDPNIWNPQPSQINRIKIRDTSQGGAQLWRQSQDCSPSPEPSTPQDGLPARNGLPQGDPKPEPPVPKPRTVPVADVLAQDGGGAGWAPESPEEEVLRNRTDHRLPGTPAPGPGPAPPPRQLSVAQGDAGGEGGGIPNGLDQEDEEDDDDYITLSDQDSLSGSSGLGRGLRRPSVASSSVSDEYFEVRGHPPPLRRRHSEQEANGPAQPPRRQLSAPHITRGTFGEPLCGSPWAQGRERGEAGSLRKMQAFRSGDKNAQGCRNLSPLPHSLHQTHQPPPTSATRAAFLRVAGARDTRRPACPLRAE